The nucleotide window TATTTGACCTATGTTTTCTCCATTCTTGAATATCGGAATTACTATTTCGGCTTTTACGGTAATACTACATGCGATATAATTTTCTTGGAGAGTAACATCTGGAACGACAAAGTTCTGATTGCTCAGTGCAACTTGTCCACAAATCCCTTTGCCAAAAGGAATAATTACATGGTCTGTCGGTTCTCCGACATAAGGGCCAAGTTTCAATTCATTTTTATCGCCATTTTTAAAATAAAATCCAACCCAATCATAATATGAAATATTTTCTTCAAGGGTTTTACAAATGTTATAGAGCTTTTGATCTACAGCGAGCGTGCCGTCTGATATGATAGTATTTATTTGTGGTTTTAAATCCTCTAATTTCATTATATACCTTAGTTTTGGTAAAATTATTCATAAGTCTTGAATTCAAAGCTAGTTAATCTATTAATTTACTGAACTTTTAAATCCTGCTTACATTTTCTTGAAATTAGTTAAAAAATACAGGCCAGTAATAAATTTTGTAGTCATCTTCGCTGTGGTTTATTTAATCCTATCATTGGCATACAATTTTTATTTAGATAGGTCTGTTGGGGGTAAGTATTTTCCAGATTATTTAACGAATTTAGTTGCGAGACAAAGCACTTTAATAACAGAGTCTTTAGGTTATTCAATAGATTTGGAAAACCATACTGAAGAGCCCTCAATAAAGGTTATCATTGAAGGTAAATATTTAGCAAGGATAGTTGAGGGATGCAATTCCATTAGTGTTATCATTTTGTTTTTATCGTTTGTATTAGCCTTCGGAGGAAAATGGAAACCAACACTTTTTTTTATCCTTTCGGGTTCTGTATTAATTTATACGGTTAATTTATTGAGGATTTCTATACTTACTGTGGGGCTTTATTTATATCCTTGGAGAGAGGAAATTTTACACTCGGTGATATTTCCGCTAATTATTTATGGAATGGTTTTCATCTTATGGATGATATGGGTTAAGTTGGTCTCAAATAATTTAAAATGATGCGACTTTCTTTTAAGGATTATGGGTTGCTTTTTATTTTATTTTCTTTATTAGTAGCTATTCGTTTTTTTGAGAATGAATTGTTTTATGATCCTTATTTGAAATTTTTTAGAGATGACTATTTACGGATTGATAGTCCTCGAAGAGAAGTTGCCAAACTTACCTTTTTTACTGGTTTGCGTTATTTTTTAAATAGTGCTATCTCTATTGGGATACTTTTTATAATTTTTAAACGAAAATCTGTAGTTTCCTTCAGCTTAATTTTATACGGAGTGTCATTTCTATTTCTGATAGGCATTTACTTGTATTTTGTAATTAATCCACGCCAGGAAGATTATTATATGTTTTTTTATTTCAGAAGATTTTTAATTCAGCCTATATTCTTAATTGTATTGTTGCCTGCATTTTATTATCATTTTTTAAAGAAAGTGAAGACCTAAATATTTCAATTAAAATAGTGCTAAAATTAGTTTTTGAATTGGTTTTTCGAATACCTTTAATTCAATTAAATAAATGTCACTATGGCAACAAAACAGACCGGCGGAAAAGCCAAACCTGCTTCGACCCCAAAGAAAAAGCAAGACAAGGCCAAACCTGCTACTCCTAAAAAGAAGTAGTTTTGGTTAGGTTCATTTCGGATGAACCGCTATAAATGAAAAAACCACCTTTTAAAGGTGGTTTTTAATTTTTTGGAATATACTAAATTACATCATGCCTGGCATTCCACCGCCCATAGGTGGCATACCGCCTCCAGCAGGAGAATCCTCTTTTATATCAAATAAAGCACATTCAGTAGTTAAAATCATTCCCGAAACAGATGCAGCATTTTCTAAGGCTATCCTAGTCACTTTTTTAGGATCAATAATACCTGCCTTCATCATGTCTACATATTTTTCCGACTTAGCATCGTAACCGAAATCATTCTTACCTTCCAATACTTTGTTGATTACAACAGATCCTTCACCGCCAGCATTCTCAACAATAGTTCTTAAAGGAGATTCTATCGCTTTGTTAACTATCTGAACACCTGTGGTTTCATCTAAATTATCAGTACTCAATTTCTCAAGGACTTTCTTAGCTCTTACAAGTGCAACTCCACCACCTGCAACGATTCCTTCTTCAACTGCGGCTCTAGTTGCATGTAAGGCATCATCAACGCGATCTTTTTTCTCTTTCATCTCAACTTCACTTGCTGCACCAACATAAAGTACTGCTACACCACCTGCTAATTTAGCTAGACGCTCTTGAAGTTTTTCGCGATCGTAATCTGAAGTTGTTGTTTCGATTTGAGATTTGATTTGGTTAACTCTCGCTTTAATATCAGCTGGTTTTCCTTTACCATTTACAATTGTAGTGTTGTCTTTATCTATTGTAACAGTCTCTGCGGTTCCTAACATACTGATGTCTGCGTTCTCCAATGTGAAACCTCTTTCTTCAGAAATAACTGTACCTCCAGTAAGGATAGCAATGTCCTCTAACATAGCTTTTCTTCTGTCTCCAAATCCAGGAGCTTTAACAGCAGCGATTTTTAAACCACCTCTTAATTTGTTAACCACTAAAGTTGCAAGAGCTTGACCTTCTACATCCTCAGCAATAATTAATAAAGGACGGCCTGACTGTGCGACTGGCTCCAATATTGGAAGTATTTCTTGAAGATTAGAGATCTTTTTATCAAATAATAAAATGTATGGATTTTCTAAATCAGCAACCATTTTATCTGCATCTGTCACAAAATATGGAGAAAGGTAACCTCTGTCAAACTGCATTCCTTCTACAACATCAACATAGGTATCTGTGCCTTTTGCCTCTTCAACTGTGATAACACCTTCTTTACCCACCTTTCCGAAAGCCTGTGCAATCAATTCTCCAATTGTATCGTCATTGTTTGCAGAAATAGAAGCAACTTGCTTAATTTTTTCAGATGAGTTTCCTACCTGTTTTGCTTGTTTTTCAAGGTCTTTTGTTACCGCTTCAACAGCTTTATCAATTCCTCTTTTTAAATCCATTGGGTTTGCTCCAGCAGCAACGTTTTTCAATCCTTCCTTAACGATTGCTTGAGCCAAGACAGTGGCAGTGGTAGTTCCATCACCAGCCAAATCGTTGGTTTTTGATGCAACTTCTTTCACCATTTGTGCACCCATGTTTTCCATTTCGTCAGCCAACTCAATTTCCTTAGCTACTGTAACACCATCTTTTGTTACTTGTGGTGCACCAAAGGATTTGCTGATAATAACATTTCGGCCTTTAGGACCCAAAGTAACTTTTACTGCATTTGCCAGTGCGTCGACGCCTCTCTTGATACCGTCTCTAGCATCTACATCAAATTTTATATCTTTTGCCATAATTATATGTTTAAAGTTTTTACCTTGTTTTGAACCTAAATTCAAAATCTGGATTATTGTTAATTTTTAGTTGAAATTTCACAAATGTTAGACAATGGCTAGAATGTCACTCTCCTTCATAATCAAGTAATCAACGCCATCTAATTTTAACTCTGTACCAGAATATTTTCCATAAAGTACAGTGTCACCTACTTTAACGGTTAAAGGCTCATCCTTCTTTCCATCGCCAACAGCGATGACTTTTCCTTTTTGAGGTTTTTCTTTTGCATTATCAGGAATGATAATCCCAGCTGCGGTTTTAGTTTCAGCTGCAACCGGTTCAACAAGAACCCTATCTGCTAAAGGTTTAATGTTTATTGCCATTTGTTTATATAATTTAATTTATTGATTAGAATTTTTATACACGACCATCACTGAAGCGAAAATGATGCCAATGGAAACAGACTGACAAACTTGCAGAAACATTGTAGTTTATGGGATTCTCAAAAGATTCCCTTTATCAACGTGGCAGCAAAATGCTGTGATTATGGCATAAAAAAATGCCAACCGAGGCTGACATTTTTAAATATTGTTAGTTTGAATTTTAATTCACAGAATCTCCAACTGTTGCTGGTGTATCTTGTTGTGCCGGTGTATTTAATGGAACTTGAGTGTCAGTTGGGGTTCCAGAGTTGTCTAAAGCTTTAGATTCTGCATTATTGCCAGCTTTTGGAATCGTTAAATTAGAAGCAAGTATTAATGCTAAAAGAACCGTTGCCAAAGTCCATGTGCTCTTATCCAAGAAATCTGTTGTTTTCTTTACTCCACCCAATTGTTGAGTTCCTCCACCGCCAAAAGAAGATGAAAGACCTCCACCTTTTGGATTTTGAACCATAATAACAACCACTAGCAGGAATGCAACGATGATGATTAAAAATAAAAATATTGTAAACGTACTCATCTCTCTGAATTAATTTTTCGCCTGTATTTCCTTTACAGCTTTAATTTGGTCTGCAAAGAAACTACTTTTTTCCGGATATTTCAAACTTAAAATTTTATAAGATTGAATCGCTTTATCGTAATTTTTTTGTTCCAAATAAATACGGGCTAAAGTCTCTGTCATTAGACCTTCGTGTGGCATCTCATCTCTTACCAATTTTGGTTTTGACTCAAATTCTTTTGAAGGAACAATTTTAGGGTTGCTTTCCAAGAAGCGATCTATAAGTTCGAATTTTTGTTCTACTTTATGCTCTAGTAAATTGGATGTAATGACACTTTGATTCTCTTTATGGTTGACATTTTCCGTTTCAGAATTAACTTCATTAGACCGATCAATTGGTTTAAATCTAGTAAGTTTTAACCATTCTGAAAATGAGTGGGTCTCATTTTCCTCAAATTCCAACGGGGTTCCAATTCCTAATTTTGATTCAGCAGAAATAGGAGTTGAAATTTCAGTTTTTTTATCTTCAGATTCAGGTGTGGAATTGTTTGAAAAATCGATATTGGCGACTTTTTTTGGAGTTACTTTCACCTGAAACAATTCTGGATCTAAGACAGGTTCAGAATTCTTTATGTGCTCTTTTAATGCATCATCAATTATAACACTTTTACGTACAGATATATCTTCTATTCCGTGAACTTCCATCTCCTTTAGATGAGCAAAATTCTTCTTTATAGATTTAGATATGGCATTCTGCTTAAATTCTTCCGAAGTAATAAAATCAAAAAGGATGCTGCGATCCGTGGTGTAGGCCGCTGTAGTTTTTAACTCTTGATTGTATAAACCGCTGTTAGTGTTTTTTAAACCCTTCAAGTAAATGGCCCTTGCACACTGAACATAGGGGTAGTTTTTTAGAAAAGATGCAATTTCGCTAGTTTGATCCACCGTTAAGGTTTGTGGATCTTGTAAGAGTTGATTAAAAGTTTTGGTTGTTAATTGCATTAAATTCCTTCTACTACATTATAAAAATAAAGGGTTAAAATGGAATTTTCTAACCTCTCATTAATTTCTTACCATTTTGCTAGGGTCGCATTAAAAATATCCTGGGTGAGCCGCTCGAAGATTAGTTCGATCGCAGTGTCTTTTTGTGCTCCAATTAATTGGGCGGCAGCAGGATAATCATAGAAAAAAGAAAACCGCTGTTCAAATTCTTCATCTGGTTGAGATTTGTCATAAAACCTAACGTTTACCCCAATAGTTAGCCTGTTCTGTGCTGCCGTACTATTTGATTGGGCTGTTGTTGGTGAAATTCGATATTCAGTAATTTCTCCTTCATAAGTGAGATCCCCATTTGAATTTACTAAACTTAAATTGGTTTGATTCAATATTAAATCTTGTAAAGCAATAGTGAAATCCCTATCCAATCCTGGTTCTACCAAAAGAGCGTTATTTTGAAAGTAATTTACTTGGAATGTCTCGGTACCTGCAGGTATTGAAATGCCTGAAAACGAATAAATACCACAACTGGAGAAAAGCCCAGAAATTCCAACCATGGTTAAGATGGTCAAAATTTTGTTCAGATAAAGTCTTTTAAATAGCTGAACCATTTGAAGGTTATAAATCGTATTGCTTAATTTTTCTATAGAGTGTGCGCTCACTGATTCCTAATTCTGCAGCCGCTAATTTACGTTTTCCGTTGTGTCGCTCAAGAGATTTTTTGATTAATTCCAATTCCTTGTCCTGTAATGATAATGTTTCCTCTTCTTCAATTTCTTCAGCAAAATGGTATTTGTCATTAGAATTTGGAATTACAGTTTCTTGAGGTTTTGTGGTGAGTTCAGTTTGTTCAGGAATTGAAAGAACTTCTAAATCTTCGATATCCCCATCATAGGTCTGTTCTTCAGTTCCGTAAATTTTCTGAATTAGAGATTCATTATCCTTGGTGACCTCCTTGACATTGCCATTCTTCATTAATTCTAAAGTCAACTTTTTCAAATCGTTAAGGTCATTTTTCATATCGAACAATACCTTATACAAGATTTCTCTTTCACTGCTAAAGTCAGAATCAGATTTAGTATGTTTAATTACCGCCGGCAAATTATGCGAGGAATCAGGAAGATAAGACTGTAAAGTTTTTAAGTCAATTGTTCTATTCTGCTCTAAAACGGAAATTTGTTCAGCAATATTTCTTAATTGTCTAATATTTCCGCCCCACCTATGTTTTAACAACAAGGAAACGGCCTCATCGGTTAATTTAATGGTAGGCATCTTGTATTTAAGGGCAAAATCACTTGCAAATTTTCTGAAAAGAAGATGAATGTCATCTTTTCGTTCGCGCAATGGCGGAATGTGAATTTCTACTGTACTTAAACGATAATAAAGGTCCTCTCTGAAATGTTCTTTTTTAATCGCTTCAAACATGTTAACGTTTGTTGCGGCAACAATACGGACATTTGTTTTCTGTACCTTACTAGATCCAACTTTCATAAATTCCCCATTTTCAAGAACCCTAAGCAATCTTACTTGGGTAGGCAAGGGAAGTTCGCCTACTTCATCTAGAAATATCGTACCGCCATCGGCAACTTCAAAATATCCATTTCTAGTTTGAGTTGCTCCGGTAAAAGCACCTTTTTCGTGCCCAAATAATTCGCTGTCTATAGTTCCTTCCGGAATTGCTCCACAGTTTACTGCTATATATTTTCCATGCTTTCGATGAGAAAGTTGGTGAATAATTTTTGGAATACTTTCCTTTCCAACTCCACTTTCTCCGGTAACCAAAACAGATATGTCCGTCGGCGCAACTTGAATTGCTTTTTCAATGGCCCGATTCAATTTCGGATCGTTACCTATAATGCCAAATCGTTGTTTAATCGCCTGAACTGATTCCATAAACCCTAGTTTCTATTGAAAGAGTAAGTATTATAATTTGTTTTCTAATTATTATTCGAGTACCCTACAGCCTCGCCAATCAATGTAGCACTAGTACAATCGATAATCTTAACATTGACAAAGTCTCCAGGTTTGTAATTTTCTTTTGGGAAAACCACTACCGTATTCTGAGAATTACGGCCAGACCAATGCAAGGAAGATTTTTTAGATTCTTTTTCAATTAACACTTCCTCTATTTTACCGAGGTGTTGTTGGGTTCTATAAAGGCTGTGCTTTTGTTGTAATCGTATAATTTCCTGTAAGCGTCTCTTTTTAATTGGCTCTTCAATATCATCTTCTAATTTTCTTGCTGCAAGAGTGCCTGGCCTTTCTGAATAGGCAAACATGAACCCAAAATCATATTTTACATATTCCATTAGAGAAAGTGTGTCTTTGTGATCCTCCTCTGTTTCAGTAGGAAAACCTGCAATCATATCTTGGCTGATAGCACAATCAGGAATAATTTTCTTAATGTTGTCAATCAAATCAAAATACTCTTCCCGGGTATGTTGGCGGTTCATTGCTTTTAAAACCCTATTGCTGCCACTTTGGACCGGTAAATGAATATAATTACAAATATTCGCATGTTTTGCCATGATCTCGATAACATCCAATGTCATATCCTGTGGGTTTGAGGTTGAAAACCTAAAACGCATCTTTGGTTGTGCAATAGCGCACATATCAAGGAGATTGGCGAAATTCACAGCGGTAGCCTTTTGTAGGTCTGAAGCCTTTTCAAAATCTTTTTTCAAACCACCACCATACCATAAATAACTGTCAACATTTTGGCCTAAAAGTGTAACTTCTTTGTACCCCCTTTCCCAAAGATCATTTACTTCCTCAATTATACTTTGTGGATCTCTGCTTCTTTCCCTTCCTCTTGTGAATGGAACAACACAAAATGTACACATGTTGTCGCATCCCCTTGTGATTGAAACAAAAGCTGTAACTCCATTACTATTTAATCTTACCGGAGCCACATCTCCATACGTCTCATCCTTTGAAAGGATGACATTAACGGCATCCCGACCTTCATCTACTTCTGAGATTAAATTAGGAAGGTCTTTGTATGCATCAGGGCCTACTACTAAATCAACAATTTTTTCTTCTTCCAAAAACTGACTTTTCAGGCGTTCGGCCATACAACCCAAAACGCCAACCTTCATTCCTGGATTTATTTTCTTTACAGAATTATAATGTTCCAAACGTTTGCGCACGGTTTGCTCTGCCTTGTCTCTAATGGAGCAGGTGTTTACCAAAACTAAGTCTGCATCTTCAATGTTATTTGTAGTATTGAACCCTTCATTTGCAAGAATAGAAGCCACAATTTCGCTGTCACTAAAATTCATTTGACAGCCATAACTTTCAATATAAAGTTTACGTGAATTCTTTTTATCTTGTTCTAAAACAAGGCTTTGTCCTTGTTGGGATTCATTTATAACCTTTTCCATTTACCTAAAATTGGTTTTTTTGAGATTGGTCGGCAAAGATAGGATTTATTTACGTTTATGACAATCTGACAGTTGTAAATAATTTGGAGGATTGCCAATTTTAATAATACCTTTAACATTTAAAATCAACAACCATGACCTTCGCACAAATCCAAGAGCGCATAAACCGAAATATTCCTTTAGATTTTGGAGAAATCTTTAATAATTCAATCGATTTATACAAAAAGAGTATAGTTCATGGATTAGTAATGCAATTGCTGATTTTTGTCTTAATCTTACCTTTTCTTTTTATTATTTATTTGCCTTTTGTAGTAGCGCTTTGGACGGATCCTAATAATAGTACGGTGGATCCATCGGCCTATGAAGATGTAATGAGCAGTTTCTCCTTAATTTATGTAGTCTTCTTTTTTATTGGCATTTTGGTTATCGCAACCCTAAGCCTTTTGGTACATGCGGGCTTTTTTAGAATATTAAAGCGTCTTGATGAAGGAGTGGAATCAAAAATAGGTGAATTGTTTTATTATTTCAAGAATCCGTATTTAGGGAGAGCTTTTGTTCTTGTTCTAGCAATTATTTTGATTTCTGTTGTTGCAATGCTGCTATTTGTATTGCCGCTTTTTTTTGTAATGGTTCCTATTGCCTTAATAAATGTAATATTTGCTTTCAATATTGAATTGAGTGCCGGTGAAATTATAAAAGCAAGTTTTAATTTAGGAACAAAAAAATGGCTAATAACCTTTGGTCTGTATTTCGTCTGCAGTATTCTTGCGGCTATTGTTGGATTTCTATTGTGTGGTATTGGTAGCATTGTAACGGCACCATTTGCATATCATCCACTATACTTTATTTATAAAAAGGCAGTGGGGTTCGAAACTGAAAATATCCTAAAATAATCCTTAAAATTAACGCAACTATTTATTGATTGGGTCATCTTATAGGAAATTAATCAAACTTTAAACAATGAAACCAATCTATCTATTTGTCCTATTTGCTGTATTATTTTCCTCTTGTCAGTCAGATGATTCAGAAGTTGAAACCATAACGGTTGCAACCCCAGTCTTAATTTCTAAATCAGAATTCAGAAGTTCAGTTGAGGTACAAGCTCCCCACTCAATAGAGGAGGCTGGAAAAATATATGCATATAAAAACTATATATTCATCAATGATAACTTTGAAGGAATACACGTTATCGACAATACTAATCCTCAATCCCCTCAACTAAAATTTTTCATCAAGGTTCCTGGAAATGTTGATATCTCTATAAAGGCGGATTATTTGTATGCTGACAGTGCAACTGATTTATTGGTTTTTAATATTGGAGATATTAATAATATTAAACTTGAGAATAGGGTCGAAGATGTCTTCGATGAATATAATTATAACTTTCCAGAGGAGGCGTCCTATGCAGATTTTGGAACTTTTAATCCTGAAATGGAGGTTATCGTTGGATGGGAACTAACGAAAGTAAAACAGGAAGTAATGGATGAACGTTGGCTTATTAATGAAGTAGCCACGAATTCTGCAAGTGGAGATACTGGTCAGGGCGGTTCACTTGCTAGATTTCAAGTTGTAAAAGATAAACTTTATACCGTCGATTTGGATGAGATGTTTGTTTTCGATTTATCAAATTTATCTTCGCCTACTTTCCAAAATAAATTTTATGCGGGTTTTAATGTGGAAACTATGTTTTATGCAGATGACTACCTTTATTTAGGCAGTTCTAATGGAATGTATATATATGGATTGGAAGATGCGGCAAATCCCAACTATATTTCAGAGTTTACACATTGGGAATCGTGCGACCCTGTAGTAGTAGATGGTGATGTGGCCTATGTTACTTTAAGAGGTGGTAACATGTGTGGAGTACAGGAAAGTGCACTAGAAGTAATAGATATAAGCGACAAAACAAACCCTACATTGGCAAACAGGTATTTATTAGAAAATCCATATGGATTAGGAATAGCGGGTAACGCCTTAATAGTCTGTGATGGTAATGCCGGGTTGAAAATGTACAACAGAACTAATCCTAAAGAATTGAGTTTGATTTCTAAGGTTAGCGGAACATTTGCTAAAGATGTTATCCCATTAGAGGATAAAATACTAGTTACTGGCGATTCTGAACTACGCCAGTACAAATTAAATGGTGATAATCTTCAGCTTTTAAGCATTTTAAATTATTAATAAATAAGATTTTCTCACTACAAGTTTTTAAAATTGAGAAATTTATAATAACAAAGGTTTATTATACCGTCTTTTAGGCGGTATTTTTTTTTTCATATACATTTGTAACCTTAAAATTGAAATATGGCAAAGAATCTGGTAATTGTTGAGTCACCCGCAAAGGCCAAAACAATTGAAAAGTTTTTGGGGAAGGATTATAAGGTGGCCTCTAGTTTTGGGCACATCGTCGATCTGCCATCCAAAGAATTGGGTGTCAATGTTGAAGGTGATTTCAGTCCAAAGTACCAAGTTTCTTCAGATAAAAAGGCTGTAGTTAAAAAGCTGAAAGATTTAGCGAAAAGTGCAGAGATTGTTTGGTTAGCGAGTGATGAGGACCGAGAAGGGGAGGCTATTGCTTGGCATTTAGCTGAGACTCTGAAATTGGATAAGAAAAAAACCAAACGCATTGTTTTCCATGAGATAACTAAATCAGCCATACAAAAGGCCATAGAAAATCCAAGGGGTATCGATTACAATTTAGTAGATGCTCAACAAGCGCGACGCGTGTTGGATCGGATTGTAGGTTATGAATTGTCTCCTGTCCTTTGGCGTAAAGTTAAAGGAGGTCTTTCCGCAGGAAGGGTTCAGTCTGTAGCAGTTAGATTAATTGTAGAGCGTGAAAGGGAAATCCAAGATTTTAAACCTGAAGCGTCTTTCCGAATTGATGCCGAGTTTGAAAATTCAGATGGACAAACGTTCAAAGCAAAACTGCCAAAAAGTTTCGCCACAAAAGAAGAGGCGCAGAAATTTTTGGAGCTTCATACAAGTGCAGAATTTTCTATTGCAGATTTAGAAACTAAACCAGCTACAAAATCTCCTGCACCACCCTTTACCACATCAACCCTACAACAGGAAGCCGCAAGAAAGCTTTACTTCTCAGTTAGTAAGACTATGACCATGGCCCAAAGATTGTATGAAGCGGGTTATATTACATATATGAGAACCGATAGCGTTAATCTTTCTGATGAGGCAAGAAATGGTGCAAAGGCAGCTATAGAAAACTCTTATGGAAATAAATATAGCAAGCCGCGAAACTTTCAAGGTAAAACCAAAGGTGCCCAAGAGGCTCACGAAGCTATTAGGCCTACCAATTTTGCTGTTAGTGAAGTGCCAGTTGAACGAGATCAGGCTAGGTTATATGATTTAATTTGGAAGCGTGCTATTGCTTCCCAAATGTCTGAGGCTAAATTGGAGCGCACCAATGTTAAGATTTCAGCATCTACCCATAAAGATCTTTTTGCAGCGAATGGAGAGGTTATAAAGTTCGATGGTTTCTTAAAAGTTTATTTAGAAGGGACTGATGAGGAGGATATGGAACAAGAAGGAATGCTTCCAGCCCTAAAATTAAATGAAAAAGTCCTTAATAATTACATTACAGCCACCCAGCGTTATACTAGGCCTCCATATAGATACACTGAAGCGTCTTTGGTAAAACAGTTGGAAGAATTGGGTATTGGTAGACCTTCTACCTATGCACCTACTATCTCTACAATTCAGAATCGAGGATATGTGGAGAAGGGAAATGTCGATGGTGAAAAACGCAATTATTATCAATTGACTTTTGATAAAGGCAAAGGTGTTTCTGAAAAGAAATTATCTGAAAAAGTGGGTTCCGATAAAGGTAAAATGGTGCCAACAGATATGGGCTTTATTGTTACTGATTTTTTAGTGAATCATTTTGACACAATTTTAGATTATCATTTTACGGCCAAGGTTGAGGAGGATTTTGATGAAATTGCAGAAGGAAAAGAGGATTGGCAAAAAATGATGAAAGAATTTTATAAAGGATTTCATCCCCAGGTTGAAGATGTACAAGAAAATGCTGAACGGGAATCTGGTGAACGAATTTTAGGGACAGATCCTAAAACAGGAAGACAGGTTAGTGTGCGATTGGGACGATTTGGTCCGATGGTGCAAATTGGTACAGTTGATGAGGATGAGAAACCTCTATTTGCAGGTTTAACCCCAGATCAGCAACTTAACACGATTACTTATGAGGAAGCCATGGATTTGTTTAAACTTCCTAAAGCATTGGGTGCATATGAGGGCGAAGAGGTTGAGGTTAATAATGGTAGATATGGTCCGTATGTTCGTTATGGTAAAAAATTCATTAGTTTGCCGGCAGGTGTTGATCCAGTAAGTGTAGAT belongs to Aegicerativicinus sediminis and includes:
- a CDS encoding co-chaperone GroES, whose product is MAINIKPLADRVLVEPVAAETKTAAGIIIPDNAKEKPQKGKVIAVGDGKKDEPLTVKVGDTVLYGKYSGTELKLDGVDYLIMKESDILAIV
- the secG gene encoding preprotein translocase subunit SecG, with the translated sequence MSTFTIFLFLIIIVAFLLVVVIMVQNPKGGGLSSSFGGGGTQQLGGVKKTTDFLDKSTWTLATVLLALILASNLTIPKAGNNAESKALDNSGTPTDTQVPLNTPAQQDTPATVGDSVN
- a CDS encoding tetratricopeptide repeat protein; translated protein: MQLTTKTFNQLLQDPQTLTVDQTSEIASFLKNYPYVQCARAIYLKGLKNTNSGLYNQELKTTAAYTTDRSILFDFITSEEFKQNAISKSIKKNFAHLKEMEVHGIEDISVRKSVIIDDALKEHIKNSEPVLDPELFQVKVTPKKVANIDFSNNSTPESEDKKTEISTPISAESKLGIGTPLEFEENETHSFSEWLKLTRFKPIDRSNEVNSETENVNHKENQSVITSNLLEHKVEQKFELIDRFLESNPKIVPSKEFESKPKLVRDEMPHEGLMTETLARIYLEQKNYDKAIQSYKILSLKYPEKSSFFADQIKAVKEIQAKN
- a CDS encoding sigma-54 interaction domain-containing protein, yielding MESVQAIKQRFGIIGNDPKLNRAIEKAIQVAPTDISVLVTGESGVGKESIPKIIHQLSHRKHGKYIAVNCGAIPEGTIDSELFGHEKGAFTGATQTRNGYFEVADGGTIFLDEVGELPLPTQVRLLRVLENGEFMKVGSSKVQKTNVRIVAATNVNMFEAIKKEHFREDLYYRLSTVEIHIPPLRERKDDIHLLFRKFASDFALKYKMPTIKLTDEAVSLLLKHRWGGNIRQLRNIAEQISVLEQNRTIDLKTLQSYLPDSSHNLPAVIKHTKSDSDFSSEREILYKVLFDMKNDLNDLKKLTLELMKNGNVKEVTKDNESLIQKIYGTEEQTYDGDIEDLEVLSIPEQTELTTKPQETVIPNSNDKYHFAEEIEEEETLSLQDKELELIKKSLERHNGKRKLAAAELGISERTLYRKIKQYDL
- the xrtF gene encoding exosortase family protein XrtF, with amino-acid sequence MKLVKKYRPVINFVVIFAVVYLILSLAYNFYLDRSVGGKYFPDYLTNLVARQSTLITESLGYSIDLENHTEEPSIKVIIEGKYLARIVEGCNSISVIILFLSFVLAFGGKWKPTLFFILSGSVLIYTVNLLRISILTVGLYLYPWREEILHSVIFPLIIYGMVFILWMIWVKLVSNNLK
- a CDS encoding GAF domain-containing protein, whose translation is MKLEDLKPQINTIISDGTLAVDQKLYNICKTLEENISYYDWVGFYFKNGDKNELKLGPYVGEPTDHVIIPFGKGICGQVALSNQNFVVPDVTLQENYIACSITVKAEIVIPIFKNGENIGQIDIDSKTIDPFTESDEQFLEFVCEKVSQIL
- a CDS encoding exosortase F system-associated membrane protein codes for the protein MRLSFKDYGLLFILFSLLVAIRFFENELFYDPYLKFFRDDYLRIDSPRREVAKLTFFTGLRYFLNSAISIGILFIIFKRKSVVSFSLILYGVSFLFLIGIYLYFVINPRQEDYYMFFYFRRFLIQPIFLIVLLPAFYYHFLKKVKT
- a CDS encoding LptE family protein, with the translated sequence MVGISGLFSSCGIYSFSGISIPAGTETFQVNYFQNNALLVEPGLDRDFTIALQDLILNQTNLSLVNSNGDLTYEGEITEYRISPTTAQSNSTAAQNRLTIGVNVRFYDKSQPDEEFEQRFSFFYDYPAAAQLIGAQKDTAIELIFERLTQDIFNATLAKW
- the groL gene encoding chaperonin GroEL (60 kDa chaperone family; promotes refolding of misfolded polypeptides especially under stressful conditions; forms two stacked rings of heptamers to form a barrel-shaped 14mer; ends can be capped by GroES; misfolded proteins enter the barrel where they are refolded when GroES binds), translating into MAKDIKFDVDARDGIKRGVDALANAVKVTLGPKGRNVIISKSFGAPQVTKDGVTVAKEIELADEMENMGAQMVKEVASKTNDLAGDGTTTATVLAQAIVKEGLKNVAAGANPMDLKRGIDKAVEAVTKDLEKQAKQVGNSSEKIKQVASISANNDDTIGELIAQAFGKVGKEGVITVEEAKGTDTYVDVVEGMQFDRGYLSPYFVTDADKMVADLENPYILLFDKKISNLQEILPILEPVAQSGRPLLIIAEDVEGQALATLVVNKLRGGLKIAAVKAPGFGDRRKAMLEDIAILTGGTVISEERGFTLENADISMLGTAETVTIDKDNTTIVNGKGKPADIKARVNQIKSQIETTTSDYDREKLQERLAKLAGGVAVLYVGAASEVEMKEKKDRVDDALHATRAAVEEGIVAGGGVALVRAKKVLEKLSTDNLDETTGVQIVNKAIESPLRTIVENAGGEGSVVINKVLEGKNDFGYDAKSEKYVDMMKAGIIDPKKVTRIALENAASVSGMILTTECALFDIKEDSPAGGGMPPMGGGMPGMM